From Firmicutes bacterium HGW-Firmicutes-1, one genomic window encodes:
- a CDS encoding FeoB-associated Cys-rich membrane protein has protein sequence MEATIIVGLVFGIILLWAFKNTKKDLKEGKCGGCSGCGVKDSCHK, from the coding sequence ATGGAAGCTACAATTATAGTTGGGTTAGTATTTGGAATTATTTTATTGTGGGCATTTAAAAATACAAAGAAAGATTTAAAAGAAGGTAAATGTGGAGGATGTAGTGGTTGTGGTGTTAAAGACAGCTGCCACAAATAA
- the feoB gene encoding ferrous iron transport protein B, whose amino-acid sequence MKIALAGNPNSGKTTLFNGITGKTEYVGNWPGVTVEKKEASLKSKYIVKGLDIRVVDLPGAYSISPFTGEEVITRDFVVEEKPDVIINIVDGANISRSLFFTTQLLELGIPVVIALNKGDISTKRGDRVDEVALSRLLGCPVVTTIATTNKGFEELINKAVKLGSEKQKQIAPKFQGQEVEDNDKARQLFVNKIFNECIIKTRDGSKVNFSDKLDRIVAHKFLGLPIFLLIMWAVYSFSIEGLGGFLSGYFNDTLFGEVIPSAANGFFESIGVNPLLQALIVDGALGGVGAVIGFLPLIMVLFFCLALLEDSGYMSRVAVIMDRYFKKIGLSGKSIIPMIIGSGCSIPGVMATRTIEDMNERRTTTMLAPFVPCGAKLPIIALFSVVFFPNTSWVGPSMYAIAILMIIIGGLLLKRLYVWESASQFIMELPEYKIPSLKHAFIQMLDKAKRFIYKATTIILVMNTLVWFMQAYGWNLKPVENQNSSILASVGSLIAPLLIPLGFLGWQLAAATITGFIAKENVVATFAVILAVTSEEALHMPGGALTSLFNPVTAYAFLAFNLFTPPCFAAIGAMNSELGSKKWLFRCLAFQLGVGYSLALIITQVGTLIVYGTTAPGFVPAIFVLAGLIGLVVFTINRADKKRNLTNEIIELGVEF is encoded by the coding sequence ATGAAAATAGCATTAGCAGGTAATCCTAATTCTGGTAAGACAACTCTTTTTAATGGGATTACAGGAAAAACTGAGTATGTAGGAAACTGGCCAGGAGTTACAGTAGAAAAAAAGGAAGCAAGTCTTAAGAGTAAGTATATTGTAAAGGGATTGGATATAAGAGTAGTAGATCTTCCAGGAGCATATTCTATTTCTCCTTTCACGGGAGAAGAAGTAATTACAAGAGATTTTGTTGTTGAGGAAAAACCAGATGTTATTATTAACATTGTAGATGGTGCAAATATTAGTCGAAGTCTATTTTTTACAACACAATTATTGGAGCTTGGAATACCAGTTGTAATAGCACTAAACAAGGGTGATATTTCAACTAAAAGAGGCGATCGTGTTGATGAAGTTGCCCTAAGTCGTCTTCTTGGATGTCCGGTAGTTACAACCATTGCAACTACGAACAAAGGCTTTGAAGAACTGATCAACAAGGCTGTGAAGTTAGGAAGTGAAAAGCAAAAACAAATTGCTCCTAAATTTCAAGGGCAGGAAGTTGAAGATAATGACAAAGCAAGACAACTATTTGTAAATAAAATATTTAACGAGTGTATCATTAAGACAAGAGATGGAAGTAAGGTTAATTTTTCGGATAAGCTGGATAGGATAGTAGCTCATAAATTTTTAGGATTGCCAATTTTCTTGCTCATTATGTGGGCAGTATATTCGTTCTCGATTGAAGGACTTGGAGGATTTTTATCAGGATACTTTAATGATACACTATTTGGTGAGGTAATTCCGAGTGCTGCAAATGGCTTTTTCGAAAGCATTGGTGTTAATCCGCTGTTACAAGCTTTAATTGTAGATGGAGCATTAGGAGGAGTTGGCGCAGTTATTGGGTTTTTGCCACTGATCATGGTTTTATTCTTTTGCTTAGCCTTACTTGAAGATAGTGGATATATGTCAAGAGTAGCAGTTATAATGGATAGATATTTTAAGAAAATCGGTTTGTCAGGGAAATCAATCATTCCTATGATTATTGGATCAGGGTGTTCAATTCCAGGAGTTATGGCAACAAGAACAATTGAAGATATGAATGAAAGAAGAACGACTACTATGCTTGCTCCTTTCGTACCATGTGGAGCTAAACTTCCAATAATTGCACTATTTTCTGTAGTATTTTTCCCAAATACGAGCTGGGTTGGGCCTAGTATGTATGCAATTGCAATTTTGATGATTATTATTGGAGGGTTATTGCTGAAACGCTTATATGTTTGGGAAAGTGCCTCCCAATTTATTATGGAACTTCCTGAATATAAAATACCTAGTCTTAAACATGCATTCATTCAAATGCTGGATAAGGCAAAAAGATTTATTTACAAAGCAACAACGATTATCTTAGTTATGAATACATTAGTATGGTTTATGCAAGCCTACGGGTGGAATTTAAAACCAGTTGAAAATCAAAATTCAAGTATTTTAGCCTCTGTTGGTTCACTAATTGCTCCGTTGTTAATTCCCCTAGGATTTTTAGGATGGCAACTTGCTGCAGCAACAATAACCGGATTTATTGCAAAAGAAAATGTTGTAGCTACCTTTGCAGTTATACTTGCGGTTACCTCAGAAGAAGCTTTACATATGCCAGGTGGTGCATTAACATCATTGTTTAATCCGGTTACTGCTTATGCATTCTTAGCGTTTAATTTATTTACACCTCCTTGCTTTGCGGCGATTGGTGCGATGAATTCGGAATTAGGATCAAAAAAATGGTTGTTTAGATGCTTAGCATTCCAGCTAGGGGTAGGGTATTCACTGGCACTTATTATTACTCAAGTTGGAACGTTGATCGTATATGGTACTACTGCACCAGGATTTGTGCCAGCAATATTTGTTTTAGCGGGATTAATTGGATTGGTTGTATTTACGATCAATCGTGCAGATAAAAAAAGAAATCTAACAAATGAAATAATAGAATTAGGAGTTGAATTTTAA
- a CDS encoding ferrous iron transport protein A yields the protein MLLTKAKIGKTFYIKRVEGKEKMIKFLFSLGCCEGEEITLISILAGNYIVNIKDSRYAIDEGMAKSIVLED from the coding sequence ATGTTGTTAACAAAAGCTAAGATTGGTAAAACCTTTTACATTAAAAGAGTAGAAGGAAAAGAGAAGATGATAAAATTTCTTTTTAGCTTAGGATGTTGTGAAGGAGAAGAAATCACATTGATTTCTATTCTTGCAGGTAATTATATCGTGAATATTAAAGATAGCCGTTACGCAATTGATGAAGGAATGGCTAAGTCCATCGTATTAGAAGATTAA
- a CDS encoding DUF2325 domain-containing protein, with protein sequence MTMVIVGGHDRMHREYIDICNNNGFKAKVYTHMPSEFSKRLGSADGILLLTNTVAHKMVLTALKEAKKRNIPVVKNHNSSIAAVSESVMELGNLATC encoded by the coding sequence ATGACGATGGTTATTGTTGGTGGACATGACAGAATGCATAGAGAATACATAGATATATGTAATAACAATGGTTTTAAAGCAAAGGTTTATACGCATATGCCTAGCGAGTTTTCTAAACGACTTGGAAGTGCTGATGGAATATTGCTTTTGACTAATACAGTCGCCCATAAAATGGTATTGACTGCTCTGAAGGAAGCGAAGAAGAGAAACATACCAGTGGTTAAAAATCACAACAGTAGCATTGCTGCTGTTAGCGAATCAGTAATGGAGCTAGGAAACTTAGCAACTTGTTAG
- the sspH gene encoding H-type small acid-soluble spore protein (SASP H; spore coat; expressed in forespore compartment) — translation MDKKRAKEIASSLDMANVTYNDTQIYIETVNENKGTASIHFLTQPEKSQEVSLSSLEEHR, via the coding sequence ATGGATAAAAAAAGAGCAAAGGAAATTGCTTCTTCATTAGATATGGCTAATGTAACTTATAATGATACACAGATCTATATTGAAACTGTAAACGAAAACAAAGGAACTGCCAGTATCCATTTTCTTACTCAACCCGAGAAATCACAAGAAGTATCACTATCCAGCTTAGAAGAGCATCGTTAG
- a CDS encoding DeoR/GlpR transcriptional regulator yields the protein MFVEERLQEIISLLNINGKIIVKDLSIKFDVTEDCIRKDLKTLEKNGLIKRTYGGAVLSREASLNRTIVSRKNLDVESKQRIAEKVYDIIEERETIFLDIATTNIIVAEYIAQGRKRMTVISNMIDVIQILSQCPHVDVIGIGGVLHKELSGFIGSSTIEYISKYKVDRAFIGSCGVDVADHSITTFLVEDGNTKRAIMNASKKTYLVIGSKKFYSDGVYKFAEIYDFDTIVVDEMPDPKVVYLLEQFDVKLV from the coding sequence TTGTTTGTTGAAGAAAGATTGCAAGAAATTATAAGTCTATTAAATATAAACGGAAAAATTATCGTAAAAGACCTTAGTATAAAATTTGATGTAACGGAAGATTGTATTCGTAAGGATTTGAAAACACTAGAGAAAAATGGGTTAATAAAACGAACTTATGGTGGGGCTGTTTTATCAAGAGAAGCTAGTTTGAATAGGACTATAGTTAGTAGGAAAAATTTGGATGTTGAATCAAAACAGCGAATAGCTGAAAAGGTGTATGATATTATAGAGGAAAGAGAGACTATATTTTTAGACATAGCTACTACAAATATAATTGTAGCAGAATATATTGCTCAAGGTAGAAAGAGAATGACGGTTATATCTAATATGATCGATGTAATTCAAATTTTATCCCAATGCCCTCATGTTGATGTGATTGGTATAGGGGGTGTTCTACATAAAGAGTTGAGTGGATTTATTGGGTCATCTACAATCGAGTATATCTCAAAATATAAAGTTGACAGAGCGTTTATTGGAAGCTGTGGTGTTGATGTTGCAGACCATAGTATTACAACTTTTTTGGTGGAGGATGGAAACACCAAGCGTGCCATTATGAATGCTAGTAAGAAGACTTACTTAGTCATAGGATCAAAGAAATTTTATTCGGATGGTGTGTATAAATTTGCTGAGATCTATGATTTTGATACCATTGTCGTAGATGAAATGCCAGATCCAAAGGTAGTATATTTATTAGAACAATTTGATGTAAAGTTGGTATAA
- a CDS encoding formate C-acetyltransferase, with product MSISRIEALKKQLFESPREVSLERALLYTQSHKQTENEPIIIRRAKATAHILDHVNISIREGELIAGNRTIKPRSGIISPEMSPYWIYKEIDSIATRPQDNFIFRDEDKKTFSELLYPYWKGRSLKDYISDKLTYEVKASTSLKIVTLNQTDKGQGHIIPDFENILKKGLGTIVEEIKGCLEKEQSNHFYQAAIIVHEATQRHISRYATLARLEASNAIDEERKAELLTLAEISEKITTKSPDTFYEACQLVWYVCIALQYESNASSISLGQFDKYMYPYFKNDLLRNVPLDELKEILKCLWIKTNDVVLIRSENSAKYFAGFPTGYTITLGGLTVNGRCAVNDLSYLALETYQDIRLPQPNLGVRLNELIPRDFLLKTAETIRLGTGIPQIFNDEVVVPAFLNRGVSLEDARDYSVVGCVELTIPGKTYGLHDIALFNLLKVMEVSLKELEDVPNIDFDQIIEFMKKKIEYHVQLMVKGSNLVDVGQREYAPVPLLSSIIDNCLEKGLDITEGGAKYNFSGVQGIGIANLSDSLHALKKIVFEEKRLTFKELIVALDSNFEGEENRLLQARLINKYDKYGNDIDEVDYISSDLLRHYSKVVEKYSTPRGGHFTPGSYTVSAHIPLGEAVGATPDGRNAAEQLADGGLSPMVGRDSHGPTAALKSVSKLDGYLLSNGSLLNVKFSPSTLAKDDGLHKLADFLLAFMKLKILHVQFNVVNAKTLKEAQENPIKYSGLVVRVAGYSAFFSDLSIQIQNDIIERTEHEL from the coding sequence GTGAGTATTTCAAGAATTGAAGCTTTGAAAAAACAACTTTTTGAAAGCCCTAGAGAAGTATCTTTAGAAAGAGCACTACTTTATACGCAGAGCCATAAACAAACAGAGAATGAGCCAATTATCATAAGACGTGCTAAGGCTACAGCTCATATATTGGATCATGTTAATATCTCAATACGTGAAGGTGAACTTATCGCAGGTAACAGAACTATCAAACCAAGAAGCGGCATCATTTCTCCAGAAATGTCCCCTTACTGGATCTATAAGGAAATAGACTCCATTGCCACTAGACCCCAAGATAATTTCATTTTTAGGGATGAAGATAAGAAAACATTTTCCGAATTATTGTATCCATATTGGAAAGGACGCTCCTTAAAAGATTATATTAGTGATAAGCTAACCTATGAAGTAAAAGCATCTACCAGTTTAAAGATTGTTACACTGAATCAAACCGACAAAGGACAAGGCCACATTATTCCTGATTTCGAAAATATATTAAAAAAAGGATTAGGAACAATTGTTGAAGAGATAAAAGGATGCCTAGAAAAAGAACAAAGTAATCATTTTTATCAAGCTGCTATCATAGTTCACGAGGCTACACAGCGTCACATTTCAAGATATGCTACCTTAGCTAGGTTAGAAGCATCTAATGCTATTGATGAGGAAAGAAAAGCCGAATTACTTACCCTCGCTGAAATATCAGAAAAAATCACTACCAAGTCTCCTGATACTTTTTATGAAGCCTGTCAATTAGTTTGGTATGTCTGCATAGCTCTACAATATGAATCCAATGCCAGCTCTATTTCCTTAGGACAATTTGACAAATATATGTATCCTTATTTTAAAAACGATCTACTCCGCAATGTTCCATTGGATGAACTAAAAGAGATTCTTAAGTGCCTTTGGATTAAGACAAATGATGTAGTTCTTATTCGAAGTGAAAATAGCGCAAAATATTTTGCAGGTTTTCCAACTGGTTATACCATAACTCTCGGTGGGCTAACTGTAAATGGACGCTGCGCAGTGAATGACTTATCCTACCTTGCATTGGAAACATACCAAGATATCCGTCTACCTCAACCCAATCTCGGTGTTAGACTAAACGAATTGATCCCAAGAGACTTTTTGCTTAAGACAGCAGAAACGATTCGATTAGGTACTGGTATTCCTCAAATATTCAATGACGAGGTTGTTGTACCTGCCTTTTTAAACAGAGGTGTAAGTCTTGAAGATGCAAGAGATTATTCCGTTGTGGGTTGTGTTGAATTAACGATTCCCGGAAAAACTTATGGATTACACGATATCGCTCTATTCAATCTCTTAAAAGTTATGGAAGTGAGCTTAAAAGAATTAGAAGATGTTCCAAACATAGATTTTGATCAAATTATTGAATTCATGAAGAAAAAAATCGAGTATCACGTGCAATTGATGGTGAAAGGAAGTAACCTAGTTGATGTCGGACAAAGAGAATATGCCCCTGTACCTCTACTATCTAGTATCATTGACAACTGCTTAGAAAAAGGCTTAGACATTACAGAAGGCGGCGCCAAATACAACTTCTCTGGTGTTCAAGGTATTGGCATTGCAAATCTAAGCGATTCTCTCCATGCACTAAAAAAGATTGTTTTCGAAGAAAAAAGACTTACCTTCAAGGAATTAATTGTAGCCTTAGATAGTAATTTTGAGGGAGAAGAAAATCGTTTATTACAAGCAAGGCTCATTAACAAATACGACAAATATGGAAATGATATTGATGAAGTTGATTATATCAGCTCAGATTTATTACGCCATTATTCAAAGGTTGTAGAAAAATATAGTACCCCGAGAGGAGGCCACTTCACTCCTGGCTCTTATACTGTTTCTGCACATATCCCTCTTGGCGAAGCTGTAGGCGCTACACCGGATGGTCGAAATGCAGCTGAACAATTAGCAGATGGTGGACTTTCACCAATGGTAGGAAGAGATTCTCATGGCCCTACTGCTGCCCTAAAAAGTGTAAGTAAATTAGATGGTTATTTATTAAGCAACGGAAGCTTGCTTAACGTGAAGTTCAGCCCTAGTACCCTAGCAAAGGATGACGGTTTACATAAACTAGCTGATTTCTTACTTGCTTTTATGAAGCTTAAAATACTCCATGTTCAGTTTAATGTGGTTAACGCAAAAACCTTAAAGGAAGCTCAGGAAAACCCAATAAAATATAGTGGTCTAGTCGTTAGAGTTGCTGGGTATAGTGCTTTTTTCAGTGATTTAAGCATACAGATTCAAAATGATATCATCGAAAGAACCGAACATGAGTTATAG
- a CDS encoding [formate-C-acetyltransferase]-activating enzyme: MKGLIFNIQRYSLHDGSGVRTIIFFKGCPLCCPWCSNPESQSFEIEEVRMPAKCLHCKTCSFNVEECPSGAMVRFGTFMTIKEVIDVVLKDMVFYRTTGGGVTLSGGEVLSQSEFAIELLKELKKLGIHTALETSGQGSTNALLSMANYLDVVLYDLKIMDNKFAKDILNSDTSLIEANLRALIKAGKKVIPRIPLVPGFTMTKANINSITDLVLLLDLKEVHLLPLHHYGSNKYEALNIPYQAKDIEVPTEQNILNIKAYLELKKLKVTIGG, translated from the coding sequence ATGAAAGGACTAATCTTCAATATTCAAAGATATTCTCTACATGATGGAAGTGGCGTGAGAACAATCATTTTCTTTAAAGGTTGTCCCTTATGTTGTCCCTGGTGTTCAAATCCAGAATCACAAAGCTTTGAAATAGAAGAAGTTCGTATGCCTGCAAAGTGTTTACATTGCAAGACTTGTTCCTTCAACGTGGAAGAGTGCCCTTCCGGAGCTATGGTACGTTTCGGTACTTTTATGACAATAAAGGAAGTTATTGATGTCGTACTTAAAGACATGGTTTTTTATCGAACAACTGGTGGTGGTGTCACTCTATCTGGTGGTGAAGTTCTTTCTCAATCTGAATTTGCGATTGAATTATTAAAAGAACTAAAAAAACTTGGAATCCATACGGCACTTGAAACCTCTGGTCAAGGCAGCACCAATGCATTGCTATCAATGGCAAACTATTTGGACGTTGTCCTATATGATTTGAAAATTATGGATAATAAGTTCGCTAAAGATATCCTAAATTCCGATACTTCTCTTATAGAAGCTAACCTAAGGGCATTGATAAAAGCAGGTAAAAAAGTCATTCCAAGAATACCTTTGGTTCCAGGTTTTACTATGACGAAAGCTAATATTAATTCTATAACAGACCTTGTTCTACTCTTAGATCTTAAAGAAGTACACTTACTACCCCTCCACCATTATGGTTCCAATAAATATGAAGCTTTAAATATACCTTATCAAGCAAAAGATATTGAAGTTCCTACAGAACAAAACATCCTTAATATTAAAGCTTATCTTGAGCTCAAGAAATTAAAGGTTACTATCGGTGGTTAA
- a CDS encoding NAD(P)-dependent oxidoreductase, translating to MKKILLTGGLGFFCTRFTEKYHHTFQILSTDKDDLDIINEQSVLEAFKVFKPDYVIHAAAIADTDFCNKHSELAYKINVTGAINVAKACKATGAKMVFISSEQIFNGNEESGPYSEDDTPVPNTVYGENKLEAEGLLKNILDDLWILRFTWLFGFPERNCGINPNILWNTLTLALQGEKTKITTNEYRGLTYVHELIDQFEKVFELPFDTYHVGSHNNLSRYDITAHILKELGLENRIDALIEKDTDKYSDHPRDARLCTDKIRQFGFHFSDTTDSITQCLKEFRFNI from the coding sequence ATGAAAAAAATATTATTAACAGGTGGATTAGGTTTCTTTTGTACTCGTTTTACAGAAAAATATCATCATACCTTTCAAATTTTATCAACCGATAAGGATGATTTAGATATTATTAACGAACAAAGTGTATTAGAAGCTTTTAAAGTGTTTAAACCAGACTACGTTATACATGCTGCCGCAATTGCAGATACTGATTTTTGTAACAAACACTCCGAACTTGCTTACAAAATCAATGTAACTGGTGCAATCAATGTAGCAAAAGCTTGTAAAGCAACCGGCGCTAAAATGGTTTTCATCAGTTCCGAGCAAATCTTCAATGGTAATGAAGAATCTGGGCCATATAGTGAAGATGACACCCCAGTACCAAATACCGTTTACGGAGAAAACAAATTGGAAGCAGAGGGTCTATTAAAAAATATATTAGATGATTTATGGATACTACGCTTCACTTGGTTATTTGGATTTCCAGAAAGAAACTGTGGTATTAACCCTAATATTTTATGGAATACTTTAACATTGGCTTTGCAAGGAGAAAAAACAAAGATTACTACAAACGAATATCGTGGTTTAACCTATGTACATGAGTTAATCGATCAATTTGAAAAAGTTTTCGAATTACCTTTTGATACATACCACGTTGGCAGTCATAACAATTTAAGTCGCTATGATATAACTGCTCATATCTTGAAGGAACTTGGATTAGAGAACCGTATAGATGCACTTATTGAAAAAGATACGGATAAGTACAGTGATCATCCTAGAGATGCAAGACTTTGTACTGATAAAATTAGACAATTTGGTTTCCATTTTTCAGATACTACTGACTCAATAACACAATGTTTGAAGGAATTTCGTTTTAATATATAA
- a CDS encoding fructose-6-phosphate aldolase, which yields MLYLLDTANLSEIRKAYDLYPMDGVTTNPTIIAKEQVKFIDHLKEIRSIIGTESMLHVQVLGSTAETMIEEALYLQEQLGGNLYIKIPATTQGIKAMKTLNKKGFKLTATAIFTAQQALMAAKAGADFVAPYVNRIDNISGSGVSVVEDIVHLFNTFGIDTKVLAASFKNVQLVHNSLLVGAHSITVNMETFDMLIEHPLTDWSVDQFVKDWEQVYGRGKTVLDII from the coding sequence ATGTTATATTTATTAGATACTGCTAATCTATCTGAAATAAGAAAGGCTTATGATTTATACCCTATGGATGGTGTTACTACCAATCCTACAATCATTGCAAAAGAACAAGTAAAATTTATTGATCATTTAAAAGAAATTCGTTCTATTATTGGGACAGAATCTATGCTACATGTTCAAGTCTTAGGTAGTACAGCTGAAACAATGATTGAAGAAGCTCTATACCTTCAAGAACAATTGGGAGGAAATTTATATATAAAAATTCCTGCTACTACACAAGGTATTAAAGCTATGAAAACTCTAAATAAAAAAGGTTTTAAACTAACAGCTACTGCTATTTTCACGGCTCAACAAGCATTGATGGCAGCTAAAGCTGGTGCTGATTTCGTTGCTCCATATGTAAATCGAATTGATAACATAAGCGGAAGTGGTGTTTCTGTTGTAGAAGATATCGTTCATCTATTCAATACCTTTGGCATTGATACAAAAGTATTGGCTGCTTCCTTTAAAAATGTCCAACTAGTGCATAATTCTTTATTGGTTGGTGCACATTCCATTACAGTAAATATGGAAACCTTTGATATGTTAATCGAACACCCTTTAACTGATTGGAGCGTTGATCAATTCGTTAAAGATTGGGAGCAAGTATACGGCCGCGGAAAAACTGTTTTAGATATTATTTAG
- the tkt gene encoding transketolase → MKTEEIINKFDVETNTINTIRIISAEAIQKANSGHPGLPMGAAPMAYTLWSKQMKHNPKNPNWFDRDRFILSAGHGSMLLYSLLHLFDYGLTMEDIKEFRQLGSKTPGHPEFGHTVGVEMTTGPLGQGISSAVGMALSEAYLAEKFNKTEFKVIDHYTFSLCGDGCLMEGISAEAASLAGTLRLGKLIVLYDSNSISIEGSTDIAFRENVSKRYEAYGWQVIEITDGNDILAIEEAIIKAKEEKNKPTLIKVTTTIGYGCIAKQGTSGAHGEPLGKANLEETKKFLNYIEEEFCVPEEVQDNMRSIVAKLSYEEHLWNKTFKEYSKQFPELSFELMKWIDNDYAKDILNIEDYWNYEGAKATRISSQEVLNKIAGVMPNLIGGSADLSPSTKTIMDGRGHFTAEDHSGSNLHFGVREHAMTAIANGIALHGALKPYVAGFFVFCDYMKPAMRMAAIMNLPVTYIMTHDSIGVGEDGPTHQPIEHLITLRSIPNFNVIRPADYKETAAAWHIAQTSKTTPTALILSRQNLMQYDNSGEGLYKGAYIVKEASSAPKLILVGTGSEVELIYKAATSLEEKGIPTRVVSMPSWKLFEDQDLAYKKEILPSSIKKMSVEAGSTHGWHRYVDKAVGIDTFGASGPAEKVYEYVGLTVENIIKEAEELMNL, encoded by the coding sequence ATGAAAACCGAAGAAATAATCAATAAGTTCGATGTTGAAACCAATACAATTAATACGATTAGAATCATTTCAGCGGAGGCTATTCAAAAGGCAAATTCAGGGCATCCTGGATTGCCCATGGGAGCGGCTCCAATGGCCTATACCTTATGGTCTAAACAAATGAAACACAATCCAAAGAATCCAAATTGGTTTGATAGAGATCGCTTTATTTTATCAGCCGGACATGGATCAATGCTACTATATTCGCTATTGCATTTATTTGACTATGGTTTAACAATGGAGGATATAAAAGAGTTTAGACAATTAGGAAGCAAAACGCCAGGACATCCAGAGTTTGGTCATACTGTAGGGGTTGAAATGACAACAGGTCCTCTTGGTCAGGGTATTTCATCAGCGGTAGGGATGGCACTTTCAGAGGCTTATTTGGCAGAGAAGTTTAATAAAACAGAGTTTAAGGTAATTGATCACTATACGTTTTCTTTATGCGGTGATGGATGCTTAATGGAAGGTATCTCTGCAGAAGCAGCATCCTTAGCTGGAACGCTTAGACTAGGTAAACTTATTGTTTTGTATGATTCAAATTCTATTTCAATAGAAGGAAGTACAGATATTGCTTTTAGAGAGAATGTTTCAAAGAGATATGAAGCCTATGGCTGGCAAGTGATTGAAATTACTGATGGAAATGACATACTAGCAATTGAAGAAGCAATTATAAAGGCTAAAGAAGAAAAAAACAAACCGACACTTATTAAGGTGACAACTACGATTGGGTATGGTTGCATAGCGAAGCAAGGGACGTCGGGTGCCCATGGTGAACCTTTAGGAAAAGCGAACCTTGAAGAGACTAAGAAATTTTTAAACTATATAGAAGAAGAATTTTGCGTGCCAGAAGAAGTACAAGATAACATGAGGTCAATTGTAGCTAAGTTGTCGTATGAAGAACACTTATGGAATAAGACTTTCAAAGAATATTCTAAACAGTTTCCTGAGTTATCCTTTGAATTAATGAAATGGATTGATAATGACTATGCGAAAGACATCTTAAATATTGAAGATTATTGGAACTATGAAGGAGCAAAAGCTACTAGGATTTCATCACAAGAAGTATTAAATAAAATCGCAGGAGTAATGCCTAATTTAATAGGTGGATCCGCAGACTTATCACCATCTACAAAAACAATTATGGATGGAAGAGGACATTTTACAGCAGAAGATCACTCTGGTTCCAATCTACATTTTGGTGTTAGAGAGCATGCTATGACGGCTATCGCGAACGGTATTGCCTTACATGGTGCATTGAAGCCGTATGTGGCTGGATTCTTTGTGTTTTGTGACTATATGAAACCAGCAATGCGAATGGCGGCAATCATGAACCTGCCAGTAACTTATATTATGACACATGATAGCATAGGGGTTGGTGAAGATGGCCCAACCCATCAACCAATTGAGCATTTAATCACACTTCGCTCAATACCTAATTTCAATGTAATAAGACCAGCTGATTATAAAGAAACAGCTGCTGCATGGCATATCGCACAGACGAGCAAAACGACTCCTACAGCGCTTATTTTATCAAGACAAAATTTGATGCAATATGACAACAGTGGTGAAGGCTTGTATAAAGGTGCTTATATTGTGAAGGAAGCAAGTAGTGCACCAAAGCTTATATTAGTTGGGACAGGTTCAGAAGTTGAACTAATATATAAAGCTGCGACAAGTCTTGAAGAAAAAGGTATTCCAACTAGGGTTGTTAGTATGCCTTCCTGGAAGTTATTTGAAGACCAAGATTTGGCTTATAAAAAAGAAATATTGCCTTCTTCAATTAAGAAAATGTCTGTAGAAGCAGGTTCGACTCATGGCTGGCATAGATATGTTGACAAAGCTGTTGGAATTGATACCTTTGGAGCATCAGGTCCGGCTGAAAAGGTTTATGAGTACGTGGGTTTAACGGTAGAAAATATTATCAAAGAAGCAGAAGAATTGATGAATTTGTAG